In Leptospira congkakensis, one DNA window encodes the following:
- a CDS encoding Ig-like domain-containing protein produces the protein MWKKFQILILFGFSTLTCLPEPKPSLLGILVLPLVTQTSATFAIESSTPTNGQTGVSLNPTITIVMTQAVDTTSINTNISCSPSCPSLSGGASNRTITLTPASALTTGTTYTITLNQNILSIFGLTLGTNTSFSFTTL, from the coding sequence ATGTGGAAAAAATTTCAAATTCTGATTCTATTTGGTTTTTCTACCCTAACCTGTTTGCCAGAGCCCAAACCATCCCTTTTGGGTATTTTGGTCCTTCCGCTAGTGACTCAAACCTCCGCAACCTTTGCCATTGAGTCGTCTACTCCGACAAATGGCCAAACGGGGGTCTCCCTCAATCCAACGATCACCATCGTCATGACCCAAGCAGTTGATACAACCTCTATCAATACAAATATCAGCTGTTCCCCATCTTGTCCAAGCCTCAGTGGTGGTGCTTCCAACAGAACCATTACTTTAACACCTGCGAGTGCACTAACAACCGGAACCACTTACACGATCACACTGAACCAAAACATCCTGTCTATCTTTGGGCTGACTCTCGGCACAAACACAAGTTTCAGTTTTACAACCTTATAA
- a CDS encoding TRL-like family protein: protein MTISSFYKTNSLNFWIWNLKNKTRQRSIRTFCFSIFFVCLTSSCASSGFGTQGLLYENQRISMMETGNPATKEGIACAKSYLGLLALGDASVETSQKSGNIREITSIELETFNFFGIYAKLCTVTKGN, encoded by the coding sequence ATGACGATATCATCATTTTACAAAACAAACTCTCTAAACTTTTGGATTTGGAACTTAAAAAATAAAACCCGCCAACGTTCGATTCGGACCTTCTGTTTTTCAATTTTCTTTGTCTGCCTAACTTCTTCCTGCGCCAGTTCTGGATTTGGGACCCAGGGCCTTCTCTATGAAAACCAGAGAATTAGTATGATGGAAACAGGAAACCCTGCCACGAAAGAAGGAATCGCCTGTGCCAAATCCTACCTGGGCCTTCTGGCCTTAGGGGACGCATCTGTGGAGACCTCTCAAAAAAGTGGAAATATTAGAGAAATTACGTCTATAGAGCTAGAAACTTTTAATTTCTTCGGGATTTACGCAAAACTCTGCACGGTTACCAAGGGAAATTAG